The Corvus moneduloides isolate bCorMon1 chromosome 28, bCorMon1.pri, whole genome shotgun sequence genome contains a region encoding:
- the TMEM161A gene encoding transmembrane protein 161A, producing MAVMGVQVVVTLLAASLMQKMAPHCSFARWLLCNGSLYRYKHPSDEELCALAGKQRPKSKRDRKMNGMMEDKPLSVPRDINLQLDTSPITAVDALVLRYFLEYQWFVDFAVYAGAVYVFSEGYFCLVSPARETNLGVLWCLLTIVFSVKVFFMVMRHYFRSEEGGERSVCLTFAFFFLLLAMVALVVREDYLEFGLEAGLAGVTHNLETILKPRGWEWTLPLAKLGFKLGLVALCSFLGALLTFPGLRLAQTHLDALRMAADKPLTQVLLHVGFVAPVLVVVMWVRPLSRDFLLQAPLGKRTVQILSDSSFDTARLWAIVVLSLLRLLGTRHHLQAYLGLAERWVQRMRKEAGRIPALEIQQKITRIYCYVSVVSLQYLGPIILTLHCVLLLKTLGHHSWGLYPESPPMSPAAPVAPPRPEGDAGEDVHAVVQEISGVLGCIFTPPFFRGLFSFLTWWVAACQVVTSLFGLYFHQYLAAS from the exons ATG GCGGTGATGGGGGTGCAGGTGGTGGTCACTCTGCTGGCCGCCAGCCTTATGCAGAAGATGGCCCCGCACTGCTCCTTTGCCCGCTGGCTGCTCTGCAATGGCAG CCTGTACCGCTACAAGCACCCCTCGGACGAGGAGCTCTGTGCCCTGGCCGGGAAGCAGCGCCCCAAGAGCAAGAGGGACAG GAAGATGAATGGGATGATGGAGGACAAACCCCTGTCCGTGCCCCGGGACATCAACCTCCAGCTGGACACCAGCCCCATCACCGCCGTGGACGCTCTGG TGCTGCGCTATTTCCTGGAGTACCAGTGGTTCGTGGATTTCGCCGTCTACGCCGGCGCCGTGTACGTCTTCAGCGAGGGCTACTTCTGCCTGGTCAGCCCCGCCAGGGAGACCAACCTCGGCGTGCTCTGGTGCCTGCTGACCATCGTCTTCTCCGT caagGTTTTCTTCATGGTGATGCGGCATTATTTCCGCTCGGAGGAGGGCGGGGAGCGCTCCGTGTGCCTCACCTTCgccttcttcttcctcctcctcgccATGGTGGCCCTGGTGGTCCGTGAAGACTACCTGGAGTTCGGCCTCGAGGCTG GGCTGGCCGGAGTCACCCATAACCTGGAGACCATCCTGAAGCCACGGGGCTGGGAGTGGAC GCTGCCCCTGGCTAAGCTGGGCTTCAAGCTGGGGCTGGTGGCCCTGTGCTCCTTCCTGGGAGCCCTCCTGACCTTCCCGGGGCTGCGCCTGGCCCAGACCCACCTGGACGCCCTCAGGATGGCAGCGGACAAGCCCCTGACCCA GGTCCTGCTGCACGTGGGGTTCGTGGCGCCCGTGCTGGTGGTGGTGATGTGGGTCAGACCCCTCTCCCGGGATTTCCTGCTCCAGGCCCCGCTGGGCAAGCGGACGGTGCAGAT cctttCCGACTCCTCCTTCGACACTGCCCGGCTCTGGGCCATCGtggtgctgtccctgctgcgCCTACTGGGGACACGCCACCACCTCCAGGCCTACCTGGGGCTGGCCGAGCGCTGGGTGCAGCGGATGAGGAAGGAAGCCGGGCGCATCCCGGCGCTGGAGATCCAGCAGAAG ATCACTAGGATCTACTGCTACGTGTCTGTGGTGAGCCTGCAGTACCTGGGGCCCATCATCCTCACCCTGCACTGCGTCCTGCTGCTGAAAACACTGG GTCACCACTCCTGGGGGCTGTACCCCGAGTCCCCCCCCATGTCCCCGGCAGCGCCGGTGGCCCCGCCACGCCCCGAGGGTGACGCCGGCGAGGACGTGCACGCGGTGGTGCAGGAGATCTCGGGGGTCCTGGGCTGCATCTTCACCCCCCCCTTCTTCCGAGgactcttctccttcctcaccTGGTGGGTGGCCGCCTGCCAGGTGGTCACCAGCCTTTTCGGCCTCTACTTCCACCAGTACCTGGCAGCGTCctga
- the SLC25A42 gene encoding mitochondrial coenzyme A transporter SLC25A42 isoform X2, producing the protein MGNGVREGPVEFQRDVEPVTARIPAEDNQEKKKVLNSLMSGALAGAVAKTAVAPLDRTKIMFQVSSKRFSAKEAYRLIYHTYLNEGFWSLWRGNSATMVRVIPYAAIQFCAHEEYKQILGNYYGFQGKALTPFPRFIAGSLAGTTAAMVTYPLDMVRARMAVTPKEMYSSIVHVFIRISREEGLKTLYRGFTPTILGVIPYAGLSFFTYETLKKVHAGDRQGGGTHQGPVQRAQHELGQGPHRRGDQLHHLRPDTDPAPETAARPRPGEVVASSPHVERAINSLASHVLLQLRTRPSCWVWWVFFPVVPGFFFFFPPFLIWKP; encoded by the exons ATGGGTAATGGTGTGAGAGAAGGTCCAgtggaattccagagggatgTGGAGCCCGTCACGGCCCGAATTCCGGCAGAG GATAaccaggagaagaagaaagtgcTGAACTCCCTGATGTCTGGGgctctggctggggctgtggctAAAACTGCAGTGGCTCCTCTGGACAGGACAAAAATCATGTTCCAAG tgtctTCAAAAAGATTTTCTGCCAAG GAAGCGTACAGGCTGATTTATCACACCTACCTCAACGAGGGCTTCTGGAGCCTCTGGAGAGGGAATTCTGCCACCATGGTCCGGGTGATCCCCTACGCCGCCATCCAGTTCTGCGCCCACGAGGAGTACAAGCAGATCCTGGGGAATTACTACGGATTCCAGGGAAA GGCGCTGACGCCTTTCCCTCGCTTCATTGCCGGCTCCCTGGCTGGCACCACGGCTGCCATGGTCACCTACCCCCTGGACATGGTCCGTGCCCGCATGGCTGTCACACCCAAGGAGAT GTACAGCAGCATTGTCCACGTCTTCATCCGGATATCCCGGGAGGAGGGGCTGAAAACCTTGTACAGGGGCTTCACACCGACCATCCTGGGGGTCATCCCCTACGCCGGCCTCAGCTTCTTCACCTACGAGACGCTGAAGAAAGTCCACGCAG GAGATCGTCAGGGAGGAGGGACTCATCAGGGGCCTGTACAAAGGGCTCAGCATGAACTGGGTCAAGGGCCCCATCGCCGTGGGGATCAGCTTCACCACCTTCGACCTGACACAGATCCTGCTCCGGAAACTGCAGCACGGCCCCGGCCTGGAGAGGTAGTGGCTTCATCCCCACATGTAGAAAGAGCAATTAATTCCCTGGCCTCTCACgtgctcctgcagctgagaACTCGCCCATCTTGTtgggtttggtgggttttttttcctgttgttcctggatttttttttttttttcccccctttctaATTTGGAAGCCTTGA
- the SLC25A42 gene encoding mitochondrial coenzyme A transporter SLC25A42 isoform X1: protein MGNGVREGPVEFQRDVEPVTARIPAEDNQEKKKVLNSLMSGALAGAVAKTAVAPLDRTKIMFQVSSKRFSAKEAYRLIYHTYLNEGFWSLWRGNSATMVRVIPYAAIQFCAHEEYKQILGNYYGFQGKALTPFPRFIAGSLAGTTAAMVTYPLDMVRARMAVTPKEMYSSIVHVFIRISREEGLKTLYRGFTPTILGVIPYAGLSFFTYETLKKVHAEHSGKAQPSPPERLLFGACAGLIGQSASYPLDVVRRRMQTAGVLGHTYSSILLTMQEIVREEGLIRGLYKGLSMNWVKGPIAVGISFTTFDLTQILLRKLQHGPGLER from the exons ATGGGTAATGGTGTGAGAGAAGGTCCAgtggaattccagagggatgTGGAGCCCGTCACGGCCCGAATTCCGGCAGAG GATAaccaggagaagaagaaagtgcTGAACTCCCTGATGTCTGGGgctctggctggggctgtggctAAAACTGCAGTGGCTCCTCTGGACAGGACAAAAATCATGTTCCAAG tgtctTCAAAAAGATTTTCTGCCAAG GAAGCGTACAGGCTGATTTATCACACCTACCTCAACGAGGGCTTCTGGAGCCTCTGGAGAGGGAATTCTGCCACCATGGTCCGGGTGATCCCCTACGCCGCCATCCAGTTCTGCGCCCACGAGGAGTACAAGCAGATCCTGGGGAATTACTACGGATTCCAGGGAAA GGCGCTGACGCCTTTCCCTCGCTTCATTGCCGGCTCCCTGGCTGGCACCACGGCTGCCATGGTCACCTACCCCCTGGACATGGTCCGTGCCCGCATGGCTGTCACACCCAAGGAGAT GTACAGCAGCATTGTCCACGTCTTCATCCGGATATCCCGGGAGGAGGGGCTGAAAACCTTGTACAGGGGCTTCACACCGACCATCCTGGGGGTCATCCCCTACGCCGGCCTCAGCTTCTTCACCTACGAGACGCTGAAGAAAGTCCACGCAG AGCACAGCGGGAAGGCGCAGCCCTCGCCCCCGGAGCGGCTGCTGTTCGGGGCGTGCGCCGGCCTCATCGGGCAGTCGGCCTCGTACCCGCTGGACGTGGTGCGGCGCCGCATGCAGACGGCCGGCGTGCTGGGCCACACCTACAGCTCCATCCTGCTCACCATGCAGGAGATCGTCAGGGAGGAGGGACTCATCAGGGGCCTGTACAAAGGGCTCAGCATGAACTGGGTCAAGGGCCCCATCGCCGTGGGGATCAGCTTCACCACCTTCGACCTGACACAGATCCTGCTCCGGAAACTGCAGCACGGCCCCGGCCTGGAGAGGTAG